The window GACGAGACCGCATCGACGAGACCGCATCGGCGGGACGCACTATTTTGAACGCGACCCACAGTTCGACGGCGGTGCGCGTCCTCGGACGTTACTTAGTCTTCGCGTTGACGTGGCCCTTCACGAGGAACTCCATCGCGTTCGTGAGGTGCTCATGTTTCGTCTGCTTGGCCTGCGGGTGGTCGTCGACCTTGCTGGTCGGGAAGTCGAACTTGTCGGTCTTGCCCCAGTACGCTCGCGTCTCGTCGTAGAAGCCGATGTGGGGCACCTGCCAGTTCATGTACCACATGAGTTTCTTCGAGAGCTTCTTGACCTCCTCGGAGGACTGGGTCTGGTTCATGATGTTGTTCCACTTGACCGGATACAACGTCTGCTGGCTGCCGCCGGTTCCCTTCGTGCCGACCTGCTTCGGGAACTTCGGTCGGATGGGCTGATTAAGCTTCTTGCTGCGCGGTTGGTCGAGTTCGGGTGTCGTCCGGTTGACCTTGCAGTTGCCCTCGGTTTCCTTGACGGTCGCGACCTCGTCGAACTTGCCCAGGCCCGCCACGCTCGCTGTCGAGAACGCACTCCCGGGATGGGAGGCAGTCGCGAACCAGTTGACCATGTCGAAGTCGTGCGTGTCCGTCCAGCGCTTCCAGAAGCCAGACGACGACGGGATGACTAGTTTGTTCTTGAATCCGAACTTCTCGAGTTTCGGGCTGAAGTACTTCCCGATAGTCTCGTAGATGTTCCACGGGGGCGTCAGGTAGGTCAAGCCCTCGACCTTGCTCCCGTTGGGTCCGACCCAGACGTCGCCGTCCTTCGAGTAGCCGGCCTCCTGGAGGACCTGCTTTGCCTTCTCTGGCTTGGCTTTCCGGCCGTAGGTGATGAGGTTGTTCTGGAAGCTATCGCCGCCCCACTTGTCGGCTTGTTTCGCGGGCAGTCCGTTGACAGTGTCTCGGGGCTTGTATCGCAGGCCTTGCGTCGTCCTGATGACTTTGACCAGTTCGTCGTGGTCGAGTAGGTACGCCATGGCGCGACGGACGGGACGACGAGCGAGGTGTTCGTTGTTCCAGTTCATCGCCAGCTTGACGAAGTTGGACGTGGCGAAGCGGTTGAACACACTCACCTTGTCACTCGACTGGGCCTCCGTAATCGTCTTGTCGCCCATGTCAAGTTTGCCGGTCTTGAGCGCCTGGATGGCCTTCTGCTTCTCGGAGATGAGGTGCCAGTTGAACGTCTCCAGGTTCGTCCAGTCCGCCCGCGGGTGGTCCTGGTACTTCTCGTGGACTGCTTTCGTCGGCGAGAGCTGCGTCGGCTTCCACAGACCGCAGCCCAGGCCCTTCTCTTTCATGTCCTGCAGCGTTATCTGGTGGTCCTGCAGGTCCTTGGTCACCTGCTTTATCGCGCTCTCGCTTCCGGCGTCCTCGTACTTCTGGAGCCACGACTTGAAGTAGTCGTGTTTGGCGATCGGCGAGAAGTACTTCGACTTCTGCAGCGAGGGGTTGGCCGGGCCGGACAGCACGTTCTTGACGGTGTACTCGTCGACGACCTCCCAGCTATCCGACGTTTCGTCGGGACCCAGGTAGGTCTTGTAGTCGCTGATGAGCTGGGTGGTGCGAACGTCCTTCGCGGTCACTGGCGTTCCATCCCACCACGTGTAGTTCTCGTCGAGTTTGATGTGGACCTCACAGCCGCCTCCTTTGAGCTCGACTTCGTCGGCGAGCCAGTATATCGGTTCGCCGCGAGAGTTCGGATACACGGGCGCCTCCGACCACATGTAGTCCATCCAGTACTGGGTGTTCTTCGTGTCGGTGAACGGGTTGACGTTGGACTGACTCGGCTGCCAACTGACCGGCGCGCGCATGTTGAGCTCCGTCGTCACGGGCGTCCCACCGCTCTGGTCGGTGCCGGTCCCGCTGTCGTCGCCACCCTCGGTCCCCGCTGGGTTCGAGGTCATCGTGACATCGGTCTCGTTCGGGTTATCGCCGCCGCTGCAACCGGCCAACCCGGTCAGCGCCGCGCTCCCGCCGAATGCGAGCCACTGGCGTCGCGTTACCCTGTTGCCGTCGCTGTCGGTGTCTCCACCAGAACGATGGTTACCGTTTACCATACTGGTACGAGAATATGTTAAACGACACTAATAATTTTTGGTTTAGTATTTTATACTTTTGCGGTGGGTAGAACTCGTCGGCGGGATAGATCGGCCGAAGCCGACCGTAAGACAGTTTGTACGGGAGCGAAAACGGCGAAAGCGTGAACTCGAGTATCTGCGACCGAAGCGGCGACGTCGCCATCGTAACGGGAGCGAGCAACGGTATCGGCCGCGCCGTCGCCGAGCGCCTCGCCACCGCGAACGCCACAGTCGTCGTGGCTGACGTGGACGCCGAGGGCGGCGCGGAGACGGTCAAGGCCATCGAAGACGACGGCGGCACCGCCGAATTCGTCCAGACGGACGTGAGCAACGCGCACGACGTCTCGACCATGGTCGAGGCGACGATGGACACCCACGGCAGCGTAGACGTGCTCGTCAACAACGCCGGCGGGTCGTTCGAAGACGACAATCCCCACAAAGTCGACGAGGAGACGTGGGACCGCATCGTCGACGTAAACCTCAAGGGCCAGTTCCTCTGCGCTCGGGAGACGCTACCGGCGATGGTCGCGTCCGGAGGTGGGTCGATGGTCCACGTCTCGTCGGTCAACGCCAAACTCGGCGTCGGCCTCGCCGCCTACTCCGCGTCGAA is drawn from Halorussus halophilus and contains these coding sequences:
- a CDS encoding ABC transporter substrate-binding protein, with the translated sequence MVNGNHRSGGDTDSDGNRVTRRQWLAFGGSAALTGLAGCSGGDNPNETDVTMTSNPAGTEGGDDSGTGTDQSGGTPVTTELNMRAPVSWQPSQSNVNPFTDTKNTQYWMDYMWSEAPVYPNSRGEPIYWLADEVELKGGGCEVHIKLDENYTWWDGTPVTAKDVRTTQLISDYKTYLGPDETSDSWEVVDEYTVKNVLSGPANPSLQKSKYFSPIAKHDYFKSWLQKYEDAGSESAIKQVTKDLQDHQITLQDMKEKGLGCGLWKPTQLSPTKAVHEKYQDHPRADWTNLETFNWHLISEKQKAIQALKTGKLDMGDKTITEAQSSDKVSVFNRFATSNFVKLAMNWNNEHLARRPVRRAMAYLLDHDELVKVIRTTQGLRYKPRDTVNGLPAKQADKWGGDSFQNNLITYGRKAKPEKAKQVLQEAGYSKDGDVWVGPNGSKVEGLTYLTPPWNIYETIGKYFSPKLEKFGFKNKLVIPSSSGFWKRWTDTHDFDMVNWFATASHPGSAFSTASVAGLGKFDEVATVKETEGNCKVNRTTPELDQPRSKKLNQPIRPKFPKQVGTKGTGGSQQTLYPVKWNNIMNQTQSSEEVKKLSKKLMWYMNWQVPHIGFYDETRAYWGKTDKFDFPTSKVDDHPQAKQTKHEHLTNAMEFLVKGHVNAKTK
- a CDS encoding SDR family NAD(P)-dependent oxidoreductase — encoded protein: MNSSICDRSGDVAIVTGASNGIGRAVAERLATANATVVVADVDAEGGAETVKAIEDDGGTAEFVQTDVSNAHDVSTMVEATMDTHGSVDVLVNNAGGSFEDDNPHKVDEETWDRIVDVNLKGQFLCARETLPAMVASGGGSMVHVSSVNAKLGVGLAAYSASKNGILALSRIIATQYGRHGVRSNAVCPGSIITDASSEKLTTEGPVREEWLDQYPLGQFGRPEDVATAVDFLTSDMASFISGAELAIDGGLTAGLDQQLETMMYEVDDPLTGDYGAAE